A region of Oryctolagus cuniculus chromosome 3, mOryCun1.1, whole genome shotgun sequence DNA encodes the following proteins:
- the PROC gene encoding vitamin K-dependent protein C isoform X1, translating to MAAGRRTCGFSRAHPCASNSRMWQLAGLLLFVATWGTSSTPAPPDSVFASREHAHHVLRIRKRANSFLEELRPSSLERECVEEVCDLEEAKEIFQSVDDTLAFWYKYVDGDQCAALPSEHPCSSQCCGHGTCADSIGGFSCQCHGGWEGSFCQYEVRFSNCSVDNGGCAHYCLEEEAGRSCSCAPGYELADDHLQCEPAVRFPCGRLGWKRIEKKRSNVKRDLEQVDEMDEVDPRLIDGKLTRRGDSPWQVILLDSKKKLACGAVLIHVSWVLTAAHCMEEPKKLFVRLGEYDLRRKERWELDLNIQEVLIHPNYSRSTTDNDIALLRLAQPATLSQTIVPICLPDNGLAERELMQAGQETVVTGWGYHSSREKEAKRNRTFILNFITVPVAPQNECEQVMSNIISENMLCAGILGDRRDACDGDSGGPMVASFRGTWFLVGLVSWGEGCGDLNNYGVYTKVSRYLDWIHSHIEEKEAAPESPAP from the exons ATGGCGGCAGGAAGACGAACCTGCGGTTTCTCCAGGGCCCACCCCT GTGCCAGCAACTCCAGAATGTGGCAGCTTGCAGGCCTCTTGCTGTTCGTGGCCACCTGGGGGACTTCCAGCACTCCAGCTCCTCCTG ACTCGGTGTTCGCGAGCCGTGAGCATGCCCACCACGTGCTGCGCATCCGCAAGCGTGCCAACTCCTTCCTGGAGGAGCTGCGGCCCAGCAGCCTGGAGCGCGAGTGCGTGGAGGAGGTCTGCGACTTAGAGGAGGCCAAGGAGATTTTCCAGAGTGTGGACGACACG CTGGCCTTCTGGTACAAGTACGTCG ACGGTGACCAGTGCGCGGCTCTGCCCTCTGAGCACCCGTGCTCCAGCCAGTGCTGCGGCCATGGCACCTGCGCCGACAGCATCGGCGGCTTCAGCTGCCAATGCCATGGCGGCTGGGAGGGCAGCTTCTGCCAGTACG AGGTTCGCTTCTCCAACTGCTCTGTGGACAACGGTGGCTGCGCCCACtactgcctggaggaggaggccggGCGCAGCTGCAGCTGCGCCCCGGGCTATGAACTGGCGGACGACCACCTGCAGTGCGAGCCAGCAG TGAGATTCCCTTGCGGGAGGCTGGGCTGGAAGAGAATCGAGAAGAAACGCAGTAACGTCAAGCGTGATCTAGAACAAGTCGACGAGATGGATGAAGTGGATCCACGGCTTATTGATGGGAAGCTGACCAGGCGGGGAGACAGCCCCTGGCAG GTCATCTTGTTGGACTCCAAGAAGAAGCTGGCCTGTGGAGCAGTGCTCATCCACGTGTCCTGGGTGCTCACTGCGGCCCACTGCATGGAGGAACCCAAGAAGCTCTTCGTCAGGCTAG gtgaGTATGACCTGCGGCGCAAGGAGAGGTGGGAGCTGGACCTGAACATCCAGGAGGTCCTCATTCACCCCAACTACAGTCGGAGTACCACAGACAACGACATCGCGCTGctgcgcctggcccagcctgccacCCTCTCGCAGACCATCGTACCCATCTGCCTCCCGGACAACGGCCTCGCCGAGCGAGAGCTCATGCAGGCCGGCCAGGAGACCGTGGTGACGGGCTGGGGCTACCACAGCAGCCGAGAGAAGGAGGCCAAGAGGAACCGCACCTTCATCCTCAACTTCATCACCGTCCCAGTGGCCCCGCAAAACGAGTGCGAGCAGGTCATGAGTAACATCATCTCCGAGAACATGCTGTGCGCGGGCATCCTCGGGGACCGGCGCGACGCCTGCGACGGCGACAGCGGGGGACCCATGGTCGCCTCCTTCCGAGGCACCTGGTTCTTGGTGGGGCTGGTGAGCTGGGGCGAGGGCTGCGGGGACCTCAACAACTACGGCGTTTACACCAAAGTCAGCCGTTACCTCGACTGGATCCACAGCCACATCGAGGAAAAGGAGGCGGCGCCCGAGAGCCCGGCCCCTTAG
- the PROC gene encoding vitamin K-dependent protein C precursor (The RefSeq protein has 2 substitutions compared to this genomic sequence) — protein MWQLAGLLLFVATWGTSSTPAPPDSVFTSREHAHHVLRIRKRANSFLEELRPSSLERECVEEVCDLEEAKEIFQSVDDTLAFWYKYVDGDQCAALPSEHPCSSQCCGHGTCADSIGGFSCQCHGGWEGSFCQYEVRFSNCSVDNGGCAHYCLEEEAGRSCSCAPGYELADDHLQCEPAVRFPCGRLGWKRIEKKRGNVKRDLEQVDEMDEVDPRLIDGKLTRRGDSPWQVILLDSKKKLACGAVLIHVSWVLTAAHCMEEPKKLFVRLGEYDLRRKERWELDLNIQEVLIHPNYSRSTTDNDIALLRLAQPATLSQTIVPICLPDNGLAERELMQAGQETVVTGWGYHSSREKEAKRNRTFILNFITVPVAPQNECEQVMSNIISENMLCAGILGDRRDACDGDSGGPMVASFRGTWFLVGLVSWGEGCGDLNNYGVYTKVSRYLDWIHSHIEEKEAAPESPAP, from the exons ATGTGGCAGCTTGCAGGCCTCTTGCTGTTCGTGGCCACCTGGGGGACTTCCAGCACTCCAGCTCCTCCTG ACTCGGTGTTCGCGAGCCGTGAGCATGCCCACCACGTGCTGCGCATCCGCAAGCGTGCCAACTCCTTCCTGGAGGAGCTGCGGCCCAGCAGCCTGGAGCGCGAGTGCGTGGAGGAGGTCTGCGACTTAGAGGAGGCCAAGGAGATTTTCCAGAGTGTGGACGACACG CTGGCCTTCTGGTACAAGTACGTCG ACGGTGACCAGTGCGCGGCTCTGCCCTCTGAGCACCCGTGCTCCAGCCAGTGCTGCGGCCATGGCACCTGCGCCGACAGCATCGGCGGCTTCAGCTGCCAATGCCATGGCGGCTGGGAGGGCAGCTTCTGCCAGTACG AGGTTCGCTTCTCCAACTGCTCTGTGGACAACGGTGGCTGCGCCCACtactgcctggaggaggaggccggGCGCAGCTGCAGCTGCGCCCCGGGCTATGAACTGGCGGACGACCACCTGCAGTGCGAGCCAGCAG TGAGATTCCCTTGCGGGAGGCTGGGCTGGAAGAGAATCGAGAAGAAACGCAGTAACGTCAAGCGTGATCTAGAACAAGTCGACGAGATGGATGAAGTGGATCCACGGCTTATTGATGGGAAGCTGACCAGGCGGGGAGACAGCCCCTGGCAG GTCATCTTGTTGGACTCCAAGAAGAAGCTGGCCTGTGGAGCAGTGCTCATCCACGTGTCCTGGGTGCTCACTGCGGCCCACTGCATGGAGGAACCCAAGAAGCTCTTCGTCAGGCTAG gtgaGTATGACCTGCGGCGCAAGGAGAGGTGGGAGCTGGACCTGAACATCCAGGAGGTCCTCATTCACCCCAACTACAGTCGGAGTACCACAGACAACGACATCGCGCTGctgcgcctggcccagcctgccacCCTCTCGCAGACCATCGTACCCATCTGCCTCCCGGACAACGGCCTCGCCGAGCGAGAGCTCATGCAGGCCGGCCAGGAGACCGTGGTGACGGGCTGGGGCTACCACAGCAGCCGAGAGAAGGAGGCCAAGAGGAACCGCACCTTCATCCTCAACTTCATCACCGTCCCAGTGGCCCCGCAAAACGAGTGCGAGCAGGTCATGAGTAACATCATCTCCGAGAACATGCTGTGCGCGGGCATCCTCGGGGACCGGCGCGACGCCTGCGACGGCGACAGCGGGGGACCCATGGTCGCCTCCTTCCGAGGCACCTGGTTCTTGGTGGGGCTGGTGAGCTGGGGCGAGGGCTGCGGGGACCTCAACAACTACGGCGTTTACACCAAAGTCAGCCGTTACCTCGACTGGATCCACAGCCACATCGAGGAAAAGGAGGCGGCGCCCGAGAGCCCGGCCCCTTAG